The region TGAGTGTTTATCGGATTCTCATTGCTACATCCAGGTTATTCTTACGTCTGATATGCTTGCACATGTCATTCCATTCCATTGTGATTATCAGAATGTTTATTTCCTGGTGAAAGCAATCACTGCCTCAGTGAAACAGGTGACAGGTTTACAGGAAGCTGCAGCTAGCGGTAAAACGCTGAGAGAAATCTCTCCTGACGGGTAGAGTGAGTGCACatttcagctttatttaaaaaagcatattaCTGAGTATAAGGCATCAGCTCCGGAATCACTGCAGAGAGAACTGCCCTTCCAGTGTTCACCCAGGGATGCTGTACTGAGCGGTAATCAATGAACCACGTCTGTGTCTTTTCACAGTATGGATGGAGGAGAACTGTTCAGCCGCATCCAAGACCGGGGAGACCAAGCCTTCACTGAGAGAGGTAGGCCTGCTCCTGCACCGTAAATTACACCCCCCCGTCCCTGAATTAcatccaccctcctcctccctgaaTTACATCCACCCCTCCTCCCAGAGTTAtatcctcccctcctccctgagTTACatccacaccccctcctccctgagtCACAtccactccccctcctccctgaaTTAcatccacccctcctccctgagTTATatccacacccccctcctccctgaaTTAcatccaccctcctcctccctgaaTTACATCCACCCCTCCTCCCAGAGTTAtatcctcccctcctccctgagTTACatccacaccccctcctccctgagtcacatccacaccccctcctccttaAGTCacatcccctctcctccctgagtcacagccacccccctcctcactgAGCTAcatccaccccctcctccctcagttacatccaccccctcctccctcagttacatccacccctcctccctgagttacatccaccccctcctccctgagttacatccacccctcctccctcagttacatccaccccctcctccctgagttacatccacccctcctccctgagTTGtatccaccccctcctccctcagttacatccaccccctcctccctcagttacatccacccctcctccctgagttacatccaccccctcctccctgagttatatccaccccctcctccctgagtCACATCCACTCCCTCCTCCCTGAGTTACATCCACTCCCTCCTCCCTGAGTTAcatccaccccctcctccctgagGTACATCCACTCCCTCTTCCCTGAGTTAcatccaccccctcctccctgagttacatccacccctcctccctgagTTACATCCACTCCCTCCTCCCTGAGTTACATCCACTCCCTCCTCCCTGAGTTAcatccaccccctcctccctgagtTACATCCACTCCCTCCTCCCTGAGTTACATCCACTCCCTCCTCCCTGAATTAcatccaccccctcctccctgagtTACATCCACTCCCTCCTCCCTGAGTTAcatccaccccctcctccctgagtTACATCCACTCCCTCCTCCCTGAGTTAcatccacccctcctccctgagTTAcatccacccctcctccctgagTTGCATCCACCCCCTGCTCCCTGGGCGTGTCACCCCGACCTTCCTCACAGTGCTGATGTGTTTGTCTGAATTGCCCTGGAGCCCAGGCCTCCCTGTcggtggcaggcttgtttgggCGGCCCTGCGTAAATAAAGTGAATAAAAACGAATCTGTGATGTTTTCCTCTGCCGTCACCCCAGAGGCCTCAGACATCATGAAGAGCATCGGAGAGGCCATCCAGTTTTTGCACGCCATTAACATCGCCCACAGGGACGTGAAGGTGAGAGGGGAGCCCCCAACACTGGCATTGGCATCGCTGCCCAGATAACACTGGCACCTCTAACCATATAACACTGGCACCTCTGCCCACATAACACTGGCACCTCTGCCCATATAACACTGGCACCTCTGCCCATATTACACTGGCACCTCTAACCATATTACACTGGCACTGCTGCCCACATAACACTGGCACCTCTAATCATATAACACTGGCACCGCTGCCCACATAACACTGGCACCTCTAACCATATTACACTGGCACTGCTGCCCACATAACACTGGCACCTCTAATTATATAACACTGGCACCGCTGCCCACATAACACTGGCACCTCTAATTATATAACACTGGCACCTCTAATCATATAACCCTGTCACCTCTGCAGGACGTGTGTTTGGCAGAAAGAAGCGAGAGGTCTTTGTTGTGACTGTGAGAACCTGTGCTGTGTTGTCCTTATGGCACCTTCCTGCTTcaactgagttttttttcctttcagccaGAGAACCTGCTGTATACCTCAAAAAGACCCAATGCAGTCCTCAAACTGACAGACTTTGGGTTTGCCAAAGAAACCACAACACACAACTCCCTAGCAACACCTTGCTATACTCCGTACTACGTGGGTAAGGAAGTGGAGCGGTCTCATTAAACGGCAGCTTTCAGtgttattttcagtgttattttcaGGCCATTTCAGCTCCTCATGtccctgctgctctctgtctcagctCCAGAGGTGCTTGGTCCTGAAAAGTATGACAAGTCGTGCGACATGTGGTCTCTGGGAGTCATCATGTACATCCTGTGAGTTTTGATGACtgcactgtttctgtgtgtggtctgcgttccattctctcctccctttcATCAGAGTGGGGGCTCCATCATACTTAACTAGCTTTTCTACTGGGACACAGTGACTGagctctgtgcccccccccccccccccccccaggctctgcGGATACCCGCCCTTTTACTCGAACCATGGCTTGGCCATTTCCCCCGGCATGAAGAAGAGGATCCGCATGGGCCAGTACGAGTTCCCCAACCCGGAGTGGGCGGACGTCTCTGAGCAAGGTAGCTGCCAGCCTCACTCATTTTAGGGTGGAGCGTGGAGACGTAGGACCTTAAAGGCCTGCCTGGTGATGGGGCAGGGTGGCATTGGGCAGGTGGATGTGTTAGGGTTTGGGTAGGGTTAGGTGGATGTGTTAGGGTTTGGGTAGGGTTAGGTGGATGTGTTAGGGTTTGGGTAGGGTTAGGTGGATGTGTTAGAGTTTGGGTAGGGTTAAGTGGATGTGTTAGGGTTTGGGTAGGTTTAGGTGAATGTGTTGGGGTTTGGGTAGGGTTAGGTGGATGTGTTAGGGTTTGGGTAGGTTTAGGTGAATGTGTTGGGGTTTGGGTAGGGTTAGGTGGATGTGTTAGGGTTTGGGTAGGTTTAGGTGGATGTGTTGAGCTTTGCCAGGCTGTTAatatacatgtaaatatgtaggtggtgagttaaaaacagaaacgcgttgttttagtttcattagtagacgatacacgacaactatgccgaaaacggagtttcgcagccccaccattgtcgctctggtcattcatttaacacgcaccccctccctgcagtctcatctacaaaacacccccccacccttgacataatagacaatattgtctatcttggcattcataaaaatattctttcaccactaaaaaatcatattccgtcatagcaacaagataaacccgacaatagccctaagatctgcctatacagcagtgaaaacgctgctcactgaataatgaaataaacgagaaaaagtttttaaaatggtaccatgtcattctacagtcaatatctgggactaaatattaaataaatatacaatcttaccattggttttaggtgtagagatgtcccttttgagactgcgtggtcatatattgtcttggacaatccattcgggaaatatacgcgcatttgtgacgcctgggtgtCTCCCAAaatgcgtaataccacacctgttgtttacggcgtcttcgccctttttagtacagtctggcttgattgacaattcatttattcggtaggcgagagtataagctttctaatgatgtatacatgtctaattctgcttttagaatagcgttttataggtcagcgtaacagaaaatattcttagcatcgcattcacttacgcattcactctatgTTAGTAGAAAAtatgctgcacctaacgaaatgtGGTCAACGATATCTCGTAATTTCTTGgcaaatactattattattgaagacttctggacatagctaagccatatgtttgctgatagacctagctgacatcgttttctggaataaaacagaagcgaatagaacagtatcattgatactgtctctgtctccatctactgaacatagatgagatttcatcattgctatgtaagtattactgctcaaaatagttcggttatatacgttatttttgaaattgagtatatttaaataggttagtggagttatataatgtggatatttcacactgtgatgtaagcgttagttagtagtgtaatagtttttgtgaagcatgtaacagtgatgacgtgagagttggaacattgccaaaacgtggcggacagttgaaaattgttttcatgtcgtcccatccccatacaagaaaacatacaagagtagagtatagaaatacacacaagttaattattacacatttaggtactgtaccgcattgtgtgacaatatttttgcattatttttttaatctgatagcaatgtttcatcttaaaccttcataaggggctcatgtatatgctttataatggacaaaaagcattttattcaattttggagagattttggatatgtttctggacccctagatattttagcccactgtactgactgactaaaagcttgtaattcccacttgaaaattgtGCAACAGTGAtcttcttgagtcaaaacagttgatttgtagtgaaatacgtgaatatgttgtgatttacatcaatgcataatttagacattttggatagatttcgagacgctgggtacactgcttagtttttgcttcatacatctatagtagttctacatatccacccttagattttatgaacttgcgGTCAAGAtgtttttgatctagcacatgtatagtttaacctgatgtatatatgcaatctctcagtatttcattgcaaacttaaaaagtgcaaattcatttttgattttttgtcagaacaattgcatttgtggcactttatttcttccaaaattatgaatataaactaatctgcgttagtattgtaaattgtagaaatgtcttgcttcatttaagccatttttaaatgtctctgtggtgttcacatctggagttaaaaaggtttaaatagggtaccccctaaatgggcaaggattggcaagatttggcttgtgcgctaaggggttgaAGTGTTCtatctctctgtgctgtagcagtgacAGAACAGCCAGAGGCTTTAACGCTCTTCCCTGTCCCTGCAGCCAGGCAGCTGATCCGCACGCTGTTGAAGACGGAGCCCACGCAGCGGATGACCATCACTGAGTTCATGAACCATCCCTGGATCAACGTAAGCCCTGCGGCTCTGTTCCTTTCACATCCACGGAAGCGAGCACTTCAGCATCTCCGCCGAGTGTCTGTACCTGCCCCTACTGCCCCTTACTGCCCCCCACTGCCCCTTACTACCCCCTACTGCCCCTTACGGCCCCCACTGCCCCTAATACCCCTTACTGAGCCTACTGCACCTACTGCCAGTTATTGCCCCCTTCCTGCACCTACTGCCCCTTACTGCCCCTTACTGCCCCTACTGCCCCTTACTGCCCCTTACTGCCCCCTACTGCCCCTTACTGCCCCTTACTGCCCCGTACTGCTCCCTACttccccccactgccccccactGCCCCTTACTGCCCCCTACTGCCCGTTACGGCCCCCACTGCCCCTAATACCCCTTACTGCGCCTACTGCACCTACTGCCAGTTATTGCCCCCTTCCTGCACCTACAGCCCCTGTCTGCCCCAGAAACCCTTGATCCCAGCAGCCAGGCCTGCATGACTCGGACTCAGATATCTGGCATCCTGAGGACACTAGGACACTAGAGGTCGCTGGAGACGCTAGAGGGCGCTAGAGGACACTAGAGGATGCTAGAGGGCATTCGAGGACACTAGAGGGCGCTAGAGGACAGTGGACGACACTAGGACGCTAGAGGACACTAGATGACGCTAGGACAGTAGAGGACACTAGATGACTCTAGAGTACACTAGGACGCTAGAGGACGCTAGATGAGGCTAGATGGCGCTAGAGGACGCTAGATGGCGCTAGAGGACACTAGAGGGCGCTAGAGGACACTAGGGGACACTAGAGGACGCTAGATGGCGCTAGAGGACACTAGGACACTAGAGAACGCTAGATGATGCTAGGACGCTAAGCTCTGCTGATTCCTCTTGAATGAGGCTGTCTGATGAGCCAGTATATTAATTGCTTGGGGCTCTTTTAAAAAGAGCTGATTTAGTTCATATGTTTTGCTGTACATTAGccttattttaatgaaatgtgctgtaatgcagCCCTAACCCCCCACATGTCTgcctgcctgactgactgactgtctgtctgtctgtctgtctgcctgtctgcctgtctgtctgtctatctgtctgtgtgtctgtctgcagcagtCGATGGAGGTCCCTCAGACCCCCCTGCACACCAGCCGTGTGCTAAAGGAGGAGAAGGACACTTGGGAGGATGTGAAGGTGAGAGGAGTCCATGCTCTAAACCCACTGCCTTcctgaaaatgtatatatgtgtatataaaacaaacaaatagcccGGTATTCATAacacacccaaccccccaccccccacgttATTGAACTTGATGCTAACTTGACATTtccctggaaaaataaaatatgtaactACAAAATAAGTGAGTAAATGCtgctgaggtttttctttttattgtccTTTCATTTCCTTACGGTACAGCGCATGCTCTGTTCCTCAGTGTGAGGGCACTATGTACAGCAcatgctctgtttctcagtgtgagGGCACTATGTACAGCAcatgctctgtttctcagtgtgagGGCACTATGTACAGCAcatgctctgtttctcagtgtgagGGCACTATGTACAGCAcatgctctgtttctcagtgtgagGGCACTATGTACAGCACATGCTTTGTTTCTCAGTGTGAGGGCACTATGTACAGCAcatgctctgtttctcagtgtgagGGCACTATGTACAGCAcatgctctgtttctcagtgtgagGGCACTATGTACAGCAcatgctctgtttctcagtgtgagGGCACTATGTACAGCAcatgctctgtttctcagtgtgagGGCACTATGCACAGCACGGTGGCTTTCATTTGTTCCTCTTCCCGAATCTAACGCTTTCcctttttgtgtgcgtgtgtgcttgtgcgtgcgtgcgtgcgtgcgtccgtgcgtgtgtgtgtgtgtgtccgcgtgtgtgtgtgtgtccgtgcgtgtttccttgcgtgcgtgcgtgcgtgtgtgtgtgcgtccgtccgtgcatgcgtgtgtgtgtgtgcgtccgtccgtgcgtgtccatgtgtgtgtccgcgtgtgtgtgtgtgtccgtgcgtgtttccttacgtgcgtgcgtgtgtgtccgtgcgtgtgtgtgtgcgtgtgtttgtggatgtagGAGGAAATGACCAGTGCCCTTGCTACCATGAGAGTGGACTATGAGCAAATCAAAATCAAGACCATTGAGGATTCCTCCAATCCGCTACTGgcgaagaggaggaagaaggccaaaacaggcagagagacagagacatcGGACACCTAAGAGACGCgtggcgtgtgcgtgtgcgtgtgcgtgtacgctCCGAGAAACACGTGGCGTGTGGACATACACTCCGGGCTGTACAATGGAAGCAATAACCTTCGGCAGAATGAAATTGTGAGAGTTAAATTGCATGGATTTTCAGAAAACCTACAGATGATCacaagtttatttttcattgctcatttaattttttaaagaaacatttctttttattctgaaaaatgtttaacaaaTCGGCCACTCCTGTAAAAGGGCATAAAAAGCAGGTTAAGGATCAGAGATTATGAAGCAGGACATGAGAGGCTGAGATTATGAAGCAGGACATGAGAGGCTGAGATTATGAAGCAGGACATGAGAGGCTGAGATTATGAAGCAGGACATGAGAGGCTGAGATTATGAAGCAGGACATGAGAGGCTGAGATTATGAAGCAGGACATGAGAGGCTGAGATTATGAAGCAGGACATGAGAGGCTGAGATTATGAAGCAGGACATGAGAGGCTGAGATTATGAAGCAGGACATGAGAGGCTGAGATTATGAAGCAGGACATGAGAGGCTGAGATTATGAAGCAGGACATGAGAGGCTGAGATTATGAAGCAGGACATGAGAGGTTGAGAGCAGGTAGTTTTGATAAGTGTTATTGCccatatgtttattttcatactgtGTTGAGTCTTCAGGCCATTACAGGAGAGCCGGTTGGTTGTTCCTCTTCAGGTTTGTCTCATTAGCAAAACCATCCCCTGATGGCACACTACTGCTGTCATAATGcagtatgtttttcatttttaatgttttagagGTTTGGTAGATGACGGGAAAAGTGAGCTGGGACTGGAATATCTGCTCTGCGTTCATATGCAGACCCGCTGAATTAAGCCCCTGATTCAGCCCTGCGATGGTCTGCTGCTAAATTAAGCCCCTGATTCAGCTCTGCTATGGATGGTCTGCTGCTAAATTAAGCCCCTGATTCAGCCCTGCGATGGTCTGCTGCTAAATTAAGCCCCTGATTCAGCCCTGCGATGGTTGGCTGCTAAATTAAGCCCCTGATTCAGCCCTGCGATGGTCTGCTGCTAAATTAAGCCCCTGATTCAGCCCTGCGATGGTCTGCTGCTGAATTAAGCCCCTGATTCAGCCCTGTGATGGATGGTCTGCTGCTAAATTAAGCCCCTGATTCAGCCCTGCGATGGTCTTCCGCTGAATTAAGCCCCTGATTCAGCTCTGATCAAAGTGACTCTGCTAGCTTCCCTAGCAAGAGAACAAGAGAACAAGGGatagaggagagcaggagaggaggaggagagggaaggaggtgaAGC is a window of Anguilla anguilla isolate fAngAng1 chromosome 13, fAngAng1.pri, whole genome shotgun sequence DNA encoding:
- the mapkapk2a gene encoding MAP kinase-activated protein kinase 2 isoform X1: MLSNAQNPALLLQSHPKPTLQIKKNAITDDYKVTRQVLGLGINGKVLEIFQKKDGEKYALKMLQDCAKARREVELHWRASPCSHIVRIVDVYENLYQGKKCLLIVMECMDGGELFSRIQDRGDQAFTEREASDIMKSIGEAIQFLHAINIAHRDVKPENLLYTSKRPNAVLKLTDFGFAKETTTHNSLATPCYTPYYVAPEVLGPEKYDKSCDMWSLGVIMYILLCGYPPFYSNHGLAISPGMKKRIRMGQYEFPNPEWADVSEQARQLIRTLLKTEPTQRMTITEFMNHPWINQSMEVPQTPLHTSRVLKEEKDTWEDVKEEMTSALATMRVDYEQIKIKTIEDSSNPLLAKRRKKAKTGRETETSDT
- the mapkapk2a gene encoding MAP kinase-activated protein kinase 2 isoform X2, with amino-acid sequence MLSNAQNPALLLQSHPKPTLQIKKNAITDDYKVTRQVLGLGINGKVLEIFQKKDGEKYALKMLQDCAKARREVELHWRASPCSHIVRIVDVYENLYQGKKCLLIVMECMDGGELFSRIQDRGDQAFTEREASDIMKSIGEAIQFLHAINIAHRDVKPENLLYTSKRPNAVLKLTDFGFAKETTTHNSLATPCYTPYYVAPEVLGPEKYDKSCDMWSLGVIMYILLCGYPPFYSNHGLAISPGMKKRIRMGQYEFPNPEWADVSEQARQLIRTLLKTEPTQRMTITEFMNHPWINSMEVPQTPLHTSRVLKEEKDTWEDVKEEMTSALATMRVDYEQIKIKTIEDSSNPLLAKRRKKAKTGRETETSDT